Proteins from a single region of Metallibacterium scheffleri:
- a CDS encoding IS1634 family transposase, translating to MYTRISRSGGRSYLQLVEGYRTDTGTVRQRIVATLGRLDQLEPKHLDPLIQGLHRALGRAEPTAAPVTYESARTYGDVYALHALWTELGFADAVRAALRSSRRSFDAEALVRAMVFNRLCAPDSKLGCLDWLQTVAIPGMPEEVTHDQLLRTMDALMDRAEAVEARIARQLHPLLDQQLSVVFYDLTTVRIHGAAELPGDVRAFGLNKETGGIARQFVLGVVQSAEGLPLMHTVHAGNVAETKTLKAMLEAVLQRFAVERVIVVADRGLLSLDNVAELTQVAESTQRQLQFILAVPARRYGELGGTLAALDFQDGLAEGTFAGHRLVVAHDPVRAAEQAAKRRARIQELEAFAQTLVRKLDAQDEGQSARGRKASDRGAYSRFARAVAEAELTRFVQADYQAERFSYHLDEEAIAWAERFDGKLVLLSNVSDFSAAEILARYKSLADIERGFRVLKSDLEIAPVYHRLPERIRAHALICFLALVLYRVMRMRLKASGSTTSPKTALEILRRIQQHHVAIGDHAYRGVSKTTPEQLALFDALTLPKL from the coding sequence ATGTACACGCGCATCAGCCGCTCCGGCGGACGCAGCTACTTGCAGCTCGTGGAGGGCTATCGCACCGACACCGGTACGGTGCGCCAGCGCATCGTCGCCACCCTGGGGCGGCTTGATCAGCTGGAGCCCAAACACCTCGATCCGTTGATCCAGGGACTCCACCGCGCGCTGGGACGCGCCGAGCCCACGGCGGCCCCGGTGACGTATGAGAGCGCGCGGACGTATGGCGATGTCTACGCCCTGCACGCCTTGTGGACCGAGCTGGGCTTTGCCGATGCTGTGCGCGCGGCCTTGCGCTCATCCCGGCGCAGCTTCGATGCCGAGGCGCTGGTGCGGGCGATGGTGTTCAACCGCCTGTGCGCGCCGGACTCCAAGCTGGGTTGTCTGGACTGGCTGCAGACGGTGGCGATCCCGGGCATGCCGGAGGAGGTGACCCACGACCAACTGCTGCGCACCATGGACGCCCTGATGGATCGCGCCGAGGCGGTGGAGGCGCGCATCGCGCGCCAGCTGCACCCGCTGTTGGACCAGCAGCTGTCGGTGGTGTTCTACGACCTGACCACGGTGCGCATCCACGGCGCCGCCGAGCTGCCCGGGGATGTGCGCGCGTTCGGGCTGAACAAGGAGACCGGCGGGATCGCCCGCCAGTTCGTCCTGGGGGTGGTGCAGTCGGCGGAGGGCTTGCCGCTGATGCACACGGTGCATGCGGGCAACGTCGCCGAGACCAAGACGCTCAAGGCGATGCTGGAAGCGGTGCTGCAGCGGTTTGCGGTGGAGCGGGTGATCGTCGTCGCCGATCGCGGGCTGCTGAGCCTGGACAACGTGGCCGAGCTAACGCAGGTGGCAGAAAGCACGCAGCGGCAGCTGCAGTTCATCCTGGCGGTGCCGGCGCGCCGCTATGGCGAGCTGGGCGGCACGCTGGCGGCACTGGACTTTCAGGACGGCCTCGCCGAAGGCACCTTCGCCGGCCATCGATTGGTGGTGGCGCACGACCCGGTGCGCGCGGCCGAGCAGGCGGCCAAGCGGCGCGCCCGGATCCAGGAACTCGAGGCCTTCGCGCAGACCCTGGTGCGCAAGCTCGATGCCCAGGACGAAGGACAGAGCGCGCGCGGCCGCAAGGCCAGCGATCGCGGCGCCTACAGCCGCTTTGCGCGCGCCGTCGCCGAGGCCGAGCTGACGCGCTTTGTCCAGGCCGACTATCAGGCGGAGCGCTTCAGTTATCACCTCGATGAAGAGGCCATCGCCTGGGCCGAGCGCTTCGACGGCAAGCTGGTCCTGCTGAGCAACGTCAGCGACTTCAGCGCCGCCGAGATCCTCGCGCGCTACAAATCCCTGGCCGACATCGAGCGCGGCTTCCGGGTGCTCAAGAGCGATCTGGAGATCGCCCCGGTGTACCACCGCCTGCCGGAACGCATCCGCGCACATGCGCTGATCTGCTTCCTGGCGCTGGTGCTGTATCGGGTGATGCGCATGCGACTGAAGGCCAGCGGCAGCACGACCAGCCCGAAGACCGCCCTGGAGATCCTGCGCCGCATCCAGCAGCACCACGTCGCCATTGGTGATCACGCCTACCGCGGCGTCAGCAAGACCACCCCGGAGCAACTCGCCCTGTTCGATGCGTTGACCCTACCGAAACTCTGA
- a CDS encoding NADPH-dependent FMN reductase, whose protein sequence is MKVLAISGSLRAASINSALLRAAARLAPPDMAITLFARIGDLPLFNPDFEPHTPPPVAALYAEVAAADALLIASPEYAHGVSGSIKNALDSQVPQLNAQVIDWPVGEQAKMTQQTGDQSFGRVNASNRASCSGVVLLTPR, encoded by the coding sequence ATGAAAGTTCTTGCGATTTCCGGCAGCCTGCGGGCCGCATCCATTAACTCGGCGCTGCTCCGCGCAGCCGCACGCCTGGCTCCGCCCGACATGGCGATCACACTGTTTGCCCGCATTGGCGACCTGCCGCTCTTTAATCCCGATTTCGAGCCGCACACGCCGCCACCGGTCGCCGCACTGTATGCCGAGGTTGCAGCTGCCGACGCGCTGCTGATCGCCAGCCCGGAATACGCACACGGCGTGAGCGGCAGCATCAAGAACGCGCTGGACTCCCAAGTTCCGCAGCTAAACGCACAAGTGATTGATTGGCCTGTGGGCGAGCAGGCAAAAATGACACAACAGACGGGGGATCAGAGTTTCGGTAGGGTCAACGCATCGAACAGGGCGAGTTGCTCCGGGGTGGTCTTGCTGACGCCGCGGTAG
- a CDS encoding Fic family protein gives MVEVSTGHSLRAGSYQRQPSGYRAFIPALLPPIPPVMIQGDMQRLLSEADRALGRLDGSVHTLPNPDLFVLMYVRKEAVLSSQIEGTQSSLQDLLAAEANLFGADTRPRDVAEVVNYVAAMNHGLQRLAELPVSVRLIREIHERLMRGVRGGRLTPGELRRTQNWIGPGGCTLATASFIPPPPELVPQALGELEQFLHREDDLPALIRIGLAHAQFETIHPFLDGNGRVGRLLITFLLTERNILQRPVLYLSHYFKRYRQDYYERLQAVRDTGDWEGWLRFFLRGVAEVSAEATETARRVLALRETHRAEITHSLGRAAGNGHKVLESLFDRPIVAVNDVAALIGTTYPAANNLVSRLEQLKILVEVTGHARHRRFRYESYVRLFTDDPVEPEA, from the coding sequence ATGGTCGAGGTCTCGACGGGTCATTCCTTGCGCGCCGGCAGCTATCAGCGCCAGCCCTCCGGCTACCGCGCATTCATCCCAGCACTGCTGCCGCCCATACCGCCCGTGATGATCCAGGGCGATATGCAGCGTTTGCTTTCGGAGGCCGATCGCGCCCTGGGTCGCCTCGACGGCTCGGTGCACACGCTGCCCAATCCCGACCTTTTCGTGCTGATGTACGTGCGCAAGGAGGCGGTGCTGTCCAGCCAGATCGAAGGGACGCAAAGCTCGCTGCAGGATCTGCTGGCCGCCGAAGCCAATCTGTTTGGCGCCGACACCCGCCCACGCGATGTCGCGGAAGTGGTCAATTACGTCGCGGCCATGAACCACGGCTTGCAGCGACTGGCCGAGCTGCCTGTATCGGTGCGACTGATCCGCGAAATCCATGAGCGACTGATGCGCGGCGTCCGCGGTGGCCGGCTGACCCCGGGGGAGCTGCGCCGCACCCAGAACTGGATCGGCCCCGGTGGCTGCACGTTGGCGACGGCGAGCTTCATACCACCGCCACCTGAGCTGGTGCCGCAGGCACTCGGTGAATTGGAGCAGTTCCTGCATCGCGAGGACGATCTGCCAGCGCTGATCCGGATTGGTCTGGCCCATGCGCAGTTTGAGACCATCCATCCCTTCCTTGACGGCAACGGGCGCGTCGGCCGCCTGCTGATCACCTTCCTGCTGACGGAGCGCAACATTCTGCAGCGGCCCGTCCTCTACCTGTCGCACTATTTCAAGCGTTATCGGCAGGACTACTACGAACGCCTGCAGGCGGTTCGCGATACGGGCGACTGGGAGGGCTGGCTGCGCTTTTTCCTGCGCGGCGTGGCGGAAGTCAGCGCCGAGGCCACGGAGACCGCGCGCCGGGTGCTCGCGTTGCGCGAGACGCATCGGGCTGAAATCACGCACAGCCTTGGGCGTGCGGCCGGCAATGGACACAAGGTGCTGGAATCGCTGTTCGACAGACCGATCGTTGCGGTCAACGATGTCGCGGCCCTCATCGGCACGACCTATCCTGCGGCCAACAACCTCGTCTCTCGCCTGGAGCAGCTGAAGATCCTGGTCGAGGTGACCGGCCACGCGCGTCATCGCCGATTTCGTTACGAATCGTACGTGCGGCTGTTCACTGACGATCCAGTGGAGCCGGAAGCGTGA
- a CDS encoding ATP-binding protein yields MDLLEHPHFVEARARLRAVLGNPTAGRMIFLVGPTGVGKTTLRHAVFRDLVGSPQQWGQGRIPLIEVYAELPANAYFTSKAFAQTLVEMVTFPRLGWMKGGAHREACEVFEREVDQARAQLDGVDYSRVPETRLWGIFAQLARTRAVKTVSVEQAASLCVVRRNKQPADHILHLMGIAEQLELNFVLTGVTAMSELWMTRPEIRRRAHIVLMRPYSPYREEDRKHFVALLRAIENEYAVEQGVLRGMIEDLFVETAGIVGELIRLADDSRMRAQQSGREAISEVDLRASFHNDAAAKQMWEDVRLFEELCAPGDPRALKKQVLHELPPKERRA; encoded by the coding sequence ATGGATCTGCTTGAGCATCCGCATTTTGTCGAGGCGCGCGCACGGCTGCGCGCCGTGCTTGGTAATCCAACAGCGGGGCGCATGATCTTTCTGGTCGGTCCCACCGGGGTCGGCAAGACGACGTTGCGCCACGCCGTGTTCCGCGATCTGGTCGGTAGCCCACAGCAGTGGGGCCAGGGCCGTATTCCCCTCATCGAGGTCTACGCCGAGCTGCCGGCCAACGCGTATTTCACCTCCAAAGCGTTTGCCCAGACGCTGGTGGAGATGGTCACGTTCCCACGGCTCGGCTGGATGAAAGGCGGTGCCCATCGCGAAGCGTGCGAAGTCTTCGAACGCGAGGTGGATCAAGCGCGCGCCCAGCTCGATGGGGTGGATTATTCGCGCGTGCCCGAGACACGGCTCTGGGGCATCTTTGCGCAACTGGCGCGCACACGCGCAGTCAAAACGGTCTCGGTGGAACAGGCGGCGTCCCTGTGCGTGGTCCGCCGCAACAAGCAGCCCGCCGATCACATCCTGCACTTGATGGGGATTGCCGAACAGCTCGAGCTCAACTTCGTGCTGACGGGTGTGACAGCGATGTCCGAGCTGTGGATGACGCGCCCGGAGATCCGCCGACGCGCGCACATCGTCTTGATGCGACCGTATTCCCCCTATCGCGAGGAAGATCGCAAGCATTTCGTGGCACTGCTGCGTGCGATCGAGAACGAGTATGCCGTCGAGCAGGGCGTGCTGCGCGGCATGATCGAGGATCTGTTTGTCGAAACCGCAGGGATCGTCGGCGAGCTTATCCGGCTGGCAGACGACAGCAGGATGCGCGCCCAGCAGTCCGGACGGGAAGCGATCAGCGAGGTGGACCTGCGCGCCTCCTTTCACAATGACGCCGCCGCGAAACAGATGTGGGAAGACGTCCGTCTGTTCGAGGAACTGTGTGCACCCGGTGATCCGCGCGCGCTGAAGAAGCAGGTCCTGCATGAATTGCCACCGAAGGAGCGGCGCGCATGA
- a CDS encoding ATP-binding protein, producing MQTTAEQLQHWLAEPEGVRLEFKEAKQSYHFDKLVEYCVALANEGGGKIILGVTDRRPRHIVGTAAFAEPGRAEAGLHDRLSHRIPVEEVRTADGRVLVVHVPPRLPGTAWQIDGRYLKRAGDKLAALSDTELRAMFAETGPDFSAECCPGATLDDLAAQAIALFRERWGKKTRDERKLQWTDEQTLFDAELLINGGVTYAALILFGTRAALGRRLAQAELVFEYRSSEASGPAADREEYREGFFLWQDAIWAKINLRNERQSYQDGLFRMDVPSFDEVTVREALLNAVAHRDYRDGRSVFVRQWARRLEVVSPGGLPAGITPENILDQQNPRNRRLAEALAKCGLIERSGQGMNLMFESAIRQGKPLPSFAGTSAHEVRLTLEGAIESPAFVRFLERVGEERLRSFSTSDFLVLDHLRREQPLSEALKQRLPALIDAGVIERVGRGRGYMLSQAMYAALGARGVHTRKKGLDHETNKALLLKHLGTVGQVGSPLSELRQVLPALPASAVQQLLAELRREGRVALSNQRRWARWKLASSGQGAGDA from the coding sequence ATGCAGACCACCGCCGAACAACTCCAGCACTGGTTGGCCGAGCCCGAAGGGGTTCGCCTCGAGTTCAAGGAAGCGAAGCAGAGCTATCACTTCGACAAGCTGGTGGAGTACTGCGTGGCCTTGGCCAACGAAGGTGGCGGCAAGATCATTCTCGGCGTGACCGACCGGCGCCCGCGCCACATCGTCGGCACGGCAGCGTTCGCGGAGCCTGGGCGCGCTGAAGCCGGTCTGCACGACCGGCTGTCGCATCGCATTCCCGTGGAGGAGGTGCGAACCGCCGACGGTCGAGTGCTGGTCGTCCATGTGCCGCCGCGACTTCCCGGCACGGCCTGGCAGATCGACGGGCGTTACCTCAAGCGGGCGGGTGACAAACTGGCGGCGCTAAGTGATACGGAATTGCGGGCCATGTTCGCCGAGACCGGGCCTGACTTCTCCGCCGAATGCTGTCCCGGCGCTACGCTCGACGATCTTGCAGCGCAAGCCATCGCCTTGTTTCGCGAGCGATGGGGCAAGAAAACGCGAGACGAGCGCAAGCTGCAATGGACCGACGAACAAACGCTCTTCGATGCCGAGTTGCTGATCAATGGCGGTGTCACCTACGCAGCGCTGATCCTGTTCGGCACCCGCGCGGCGTTGGGGCGCCGGCTGGCCCAGGCCGAACTGGTGTTCGAATACCGATCCTCGGAAGCATCGGGTCCGGCGGCGGACCGCGAGGAATATCGCGAAGGCTTCTTCCTCTGGCAAGACGCGATCTGGGCCAAGATCAACCTGCGCAACGAACGCCAGAGCTATCAGGACGGCCTGTTCCGCATGGATGTGCCCAGCTTTGATGAAGTCACCGTGCGCGAGGCCCTGCTCAACGCTGTGGCGCACCGCGACTATCGCGATGGCCGCTCGGTGTTCGTGCGGCAGTGGGCGCGGCGGCTCGAGGTCGTCAGCCCGGGCGGGCTGCCGGCCGGCATCACACCCGAGAACATTCTCGACCAGCAGAATCCGCGCAACCGCCGCTTGGCCGAGGCGCTGGCGAAGTGCGGCCTGATCGAGCGCTCGGGACAGGGCATGAATTTGATGTTCGAGAGCGCGATTCGACAGGGCAAGCCCTTGCCGAGCTTCGCCGGTACCTCGGCGCACGAGGTGCGGCTGACGCTGGAGGGCGCGATCGAAAGCCCTGCCTTCGTGCGCTTTCTTGAGCGCGTTGGCGAGGAACGTCTGCGCAGCTTTTCGACCTCCGACTTTCTGGTGCTGGATCACCTGCGCCGCGAACAGCCGCTGAGCGAGGCGCTGAAGCAACGTCTGCCGGCACTGATCGACGCTGGTGTGATCGAGCGGGTGGGGCGTGGCCGCGGTTACATGCTGTCGCAGGCTATGTATGCCGCCTTGGGGGCACGCGGGGTGCACACGCGCAAGAAGGGCTTGGACCACGAGACCAACAAAGCGCTGTTGCTGAAGCATCTGGGTACCGTGGGGCAGGTGGGCTCGCCGCTGAGCGAGTTGCGACAAGTGCTCCCGGCCTTGCCGGCATCGGCGGTTCAACAGCTGCTTGCGGAGCTGCGCCGGGAAGGCAGGGTCGCCTTGTCGAATCAGCGCCGCTGGGCACGCTGGAAGCTGGCCTCATCGGGTCAGGGTGCGGGCGATGCCTAA
- a CDS encoding TniQ family protein, producing MKEFLWTALPPQPLRHTATSQVESLAHYVLRMSEILGLPLASLIKQAGMQKAACAIPCCGLLPCTEQTLRAMEHLTGQNDLRCGTLWAVSRALSLHGAGTKSRPRRWCPNCYAEQTREEWSEPLAWLIRLMQTCPTHGCALVDRCRICGDTQPHGDSVVQRRQCRQCAASLGWCTGSAHLVQSALERWIDAQVLAIVNYAANPQSPQLPADAFHKACLHLQRIPERWALVPAVVRSRLRRGTRRLLPPPTLELLLEVAATQHCDVVPLLTAPDATFQSALWSPLSDRQDAGLRRPAMPRLRLRVVLDHLMGEGPAAHLPPVVCILSRLGLELDEARQAEPVRVARYQQRYLRQGPSARLRRLDIAVARTLRSVALTQHLVPAPAHLIRWRQRLTTQLGAVDASRVCVTAVELSSLTVEA from the coding sequence ATGAAGGAATTCCTCTGGACGGCCTTGCCTCCGCAGCCGCTGCGGCACACGGCCACATCGCAAGTGGAGTCGCTTGCACACTACGTGCTGCGGATGAGTGAGATCTTGGGGCTGCCGCTCGCATCGCTGATCAAGCAAGCTGGCATGCAGAAGGCGGCTTGCGCGATTCCATGCTGCGGACTGCTGCCCTGCACCGAGCAGACCCTTCGGGCCATGGAGCATCTCACCGGTCAAAATGACCTTCGATGCGGCACCCTGTGGGCGGTCTCCCGAGCGCTCAGTCTGCATGGCGCCGGCACAAAAAGTCGGCCGCGGCGCTGGTGTCCAAACTGCTATGCGGAGCAAACCCGGGAAGAGTGGAGTGAGCCGCTGGCCTGGTTGATCCGATTGATGCAGACCTGCCCCACGCACGGTTGCGCACTGGTGGATCGATGCCGAATCTGCGGCGACACGCAGCCGCATGGCGACTCGGTGGTTCAACGCCGCCAATGTCGCCAATGCGCAGCATCGCTGGGATGGTGCACCGGTTCGGCGCACCTGGTGCAAAGCGCACTCGAGCGCTGGATCGACGCCCAAGTCCTAGCAATCGTCAACTATGCCGCAAATCCGCAAAGTCCACAGCTTCCGGCCGACGCATTCCACAAGGCATGCCTGCATTTGCAGCGCATCCCGGAACGCTGGGCCCTTGTTCCCGCCGTAGTCCGGTCTCGCTTGCGCCGAGGGACCCGACGTCTCTTGCCGCCGCCGACGCTTGAATTGTTGCTGGAAGTCGCGGCGACCCAGCATTGTGACGTGGTGCCGCTGCTGACGGCGCCTGATGCCACCTTCCAGAGCGCGCTCTGGTCCCCGCTATCGGACAGGCAGGACGCTGGCTTGCGCAGACCGGCAATGCCCCGGCTACGGCTACGGGTCGTGTTGGATCACCTCATGGGTGAAGGGCCAGCCGCCCACCTCCCCCCGGTGGTGTGCATCCTGTCGCGCCTGGGTCTGGAGCTAGACGAGGCGCGACAAGCGGAGCCCGTCCGCGTCGCGCGGTACCAGCAGCGCTACCTCCGTCAGGGTCCGAGTGCCAGGCTGCGCCGGCTCGACATCGCGGTTGCGCGGACCCTGCGGTCCGTCGCATTGACGCAGCATCTGGTGCCGGCGCCGGCGCATTTGATCCGCTGGCGACAACGCCTGACGACTCAGCTGGGGGCCGTCGATGCGAGTCGCGTCTGCGTGACCGCGGTCGAACTCAGCAGCTTGACGGTGGAAGCGTGA
- a CDS encoding HsdM family class I SAM-dependent methyltransferase, whose product MITGTIKNQIDQVWNAFWSGGISNPLEVIEQITYLLFLRRLDDLQTLEENKSARLKQPMAQRVFPEGIDPRGRPYEDLRWSRFKHFAPGDMYVVVGDHVFPFLRTLGGDESTYAHHMKDARFTIPTPALLSKVVDLLDAVPMEDRDTKGDLYEYMLGKIASAGQNGQFRTPRHIIRLMVELTAPQPTDVICDPACGTAGFLVEAGEVLRERYPDILHDARLREHFHHRMFHGFDFDNTMLRIGSMNMLLHGVENPDIRYRDSLAQDHAGEEEKYTLVLANPPFAGSLDYENTAKDLLQIVKTKKTELLFLALFLRLLKPGGRAAVIVPDGVLFGSSTAHRALRRMLVEDQKLDAVVKLPGGVFRPYAGVSTAILLFTKTNSGGTDHVWFYEVEADGWSLDDKRAPLLAEDKLGPTPRLALSAEEHAKNNLPDVLARWAERDGAERERPRTAQSFCVAKADIAAQGYDLSLNRYKEVVHEAIEHRAPKEILAELATLEEEIQQGMKELEGMLG is encoded by the coding sequence ATGATCACCGGCACCATCAAGAACCAAATCGACCAAGTCTGGAACGCCTTCTGGTCCGGCGGCATCTCCAATCCGCTGGAAGTCATCGAGCAGATCACCTACCTGCTCTTCCTGCGACGGCTGGACGACCTGCAGACGCTGGAGGAGAACAAGTCCGCGCGGCTCAAACAGCCGATGGCACAGCGGGTGTTCCCCGAAGGCATCGATCCCAGGGGCCGCCCCTACGAGGATCTGCGCTGGTCGCGCTTCAAGCACTTTGCCCCGGGCGACATGTACGTCGTCGTTGGCGACCATGTCTTCCCGTTTTTGCGCACGCTGGGCGGTGACGAGTCCACCTACGCGCACCACATGAAGGACGCGCGCTTCACCATCCCCACGCCGGCGCTGCTGTCCAAGGTGGTGGACCTGCTCGACGCCGTGCCGATGGAGGATCGCGACACCAAGGGCGACCTCTACGAATACATGCTCGGCAAGATCGCCAGCGCCGGGCAGAACGGCCAGTTCCGTACCCCGCGCCACATCATCCGGCTGATGGTGGAGCTGACCGCGCCGCAGCCCACCGATGTCATCTGCGATCCGGCCTGCGGCACGGCGGGATTCCTGGTCGAGGCGGGCGAAGTCCTGCGCGAGCGCTACCCGGACATCCTGCACGACGCCAGGCTGCGCGAGCACTTCCATCACCGCATGTTCCACGGCTTCGACTTCGACAACACCATGTTGCGCATCGGCAGCATGAACATGCTGCTGCACGGCGTGGAGAACCCCGACATCCGCTACCGCGACTCCCTCGCCCAGGACCACGCCGGCGAGGAAGAGAAGTACACGCTGGTGCTGGCCAATCCACCCTTCGCCGGCAGCCTGGACTACGAGAACACGGCCAAGGATCTGCTGCAGATCGTCAAGACCAAGAAGACCGAGCTGCTGTTCCTCGCGCTCTTCCTGCGCCTGCTCAAGCCCGGTGGCCGTGCCGCTGTGATCGTGCCCGATGGCGTGCTGTTCGGCTCCAGCACCGCGCACAGGGCGCTGCGCCGGATGCTGGTCGAGGACCAGAAGCTCGATGCCGTGGTCAAGCTGCCCGGCGGTGTCTTCCGGCCCTACGCGGGCGTCTCCACCGCGATCCTGCTGTTCACCAAGACCAACTCCGGTGGCACCGATCACGTCTGGTTCTACGAGGTCGAGGCCGACGGCTGGAGCCTCGACGACAAGCGCGCGCCGTTGCTGGCCGAGGACAAGCTCGGCCCAACACCGCGCTTGGCGCTCAGCGCGGAGGAGCACGCCAAGAACAACCTGCCCGACGTGCTGGCACGCTGGGCCGAACGCGACGGCGCCGAGCGCGAACGCCCGCGCACCGCGCAGAGCTTCTGCGTGGCCAAGGCCGACATCGCCGCTCAGGGCTACGACCTCTCGCTCAACCGCTACAAGGAAGTGGTGCACGAGGCGATCGAACACCGCGCGCCGAAAGAGATCCTCGCCGAGCTGGCGACGCTGGAGGAGGAGATCCAGCAGGGGATGAAGGAGCTGGAGGGGATGCTCGGATGA
- a CDS encoding restriction endonuclease subunit S, with translation MSAVPHATIGELVEPVTSWVPERDDPDSAFTYIDLSAVDQDAKAITGARQLACVDAPSRARQLIRTDDVLVSTVRPNLNAVARVPQKLDGATASTGFCVVRPRPERLDGGYLFHWVRSPRFVSDMARLATGASYPAVSDRIVFDSKLPLPPLPEQRRIAEILDKADALRAKRRAALTQLDTLTQSIFLDMFGDPATNAKRWPQVPIGDHAIKIGSGATPRGGEEAYKAAGIKLIRSMNVRDGAFLRDGLAFIDNEQAAQLEGVVVKADDVLLNITGASVARVCRAPADVLPARVNQHVAIIRPTSAFNPCFLEQCLLSPAVKERLLKIARAGATREAITKSAIEQFRVIRPPREMQNLFAARVAASESIHRHMRTWLGEMDSLFASLQHRAFRGEL, from the coding sequence ATGAGCGCTGTGCCGCATGCCACGATCGGGGAACTTGTGGAGCCGGTGACATCCTGGGTGCCTGAGCGCGATGACCCTGATAGTGCCTTTACATACATCGACCTAAGCGCAGTCGACCAGGATGCCAAGGCGATTACAGGTGCGCGACAGCTCGCCTGTGTAGACGCCCCAAGCAGGGCGCGGCAGCTCATTCGCACTGACGATGTTCTCGTGTCGACGGTTCGACCCAACTTAAATGCGGTTGCGCGTGTGCCTCAGAAGCTCGATGGCGCGACCGCGTCCACTGGATTCTGCGTGGTACGGCCGCGTCCCGAGAGGTTGGATGGTGGATACCTATTCCACTGGGTTCGCTCGCCACGCTTTGTTAGCGATATGGCCAGGTTGGCGACCGGGGCGAGCTATCCCGCTGTCAGTGATCGAATCGTCTTTGACTCGAAACTGCCCCTACCGCCCCTCCCCGAGCAGCGGCGGATTGCGGAGATCCTGGACAAAGCGGACGCGCTGCGGGCCAAGCGCCGCGCCGCTCTCACCCAACTCGACACCCTCACCCAATCCATCTTCCTCGACATGTTCGGCGACCCCGCCACGAATGCGAAGCGGTGGCCGCAGGTTCCTATCGGCGACCATGCGATCAAAATCGGGAGCGGAGCGACGCCTCGGGGTGGGGAAGAGGCCTACAAGGCTGCTGGTATCAAGCTCATCAGGAGCATGAATGTCCGAGACGGTGCGTTCCTGAGAGACGGCCTTGCATTCATCGATAACGAACAAGCCGCACAGCTTGAGGGTGTCGTCGTTAAAGCTGACGATGTACTGCTGAACATCACGGGCGCGAGCGTTGCACGGGTATGCCGTGCGCCGGCAGACGTGCTTCCTGCGAGGGTGAATCAACATGTGGCGATCATCCGCCCGACGTCGGCTTTCAATCCGTGTTTCCTTGAGCAGTGCCTCCTGTCCCCGGCGGTGAAGGAACGACTTCTCAAAATCGCTCGCGCCGGGGCAACCCGCGAGGCCATCACCAAGTCAGCGATTGAACAGTTCAGGGTCATCCGTCCGCCGCGCGAAATGCAGAACCTGTTCGCTGCCCGAGTGGCCGCGAGCGAAAGCATCCACCGCCATATGCGTACTTGGCTCGGCGAAATGGACTCGCTTTTCGCCTCCCTCCAGCACCGCGCCTTCCGGGGAGAGCTGTAA
- a CDS encoding SseB family protein has protein sequence MASASKLEALLEVARAAKTFEAMAQAEHAFFVALLDATVYAHRPSGPMPPGRIRFIQIRRPDNGQLVLPFFTDQAQAEVPLSPERALIEATGRQLFEWTRGATLIMNPNREQAVLYPPEIDALLAGRPIGTLSRETIPRDTLTDGCPPSVPEDDLVEVLRACFAAEGTVRAGYLIEVRRSCGESEEVSLLLVVVSHGRHAERLAHVISLALATSKPTTALPLSVAFHDVDQDLPAICDRGIQFYGS, from the coding sequence ATGGCATCTGCATCCAAACTAGAAGCATTGCTCGAGGTCGCTCGCGCTGCCAAGACGTTCGAGGCCATGGCCCAGGCGGAGCATGCATTTTTCGTTGCGCTCCTGGACGCCACGGTCTACGCCCATCGGCCGAGCGGCCCGATGCCGCCCGGACGAATACGGTTCATTCAGATCAGGCGACCCGACAATGGCCAGTTGGTTCTTCCGTTTTTTACGGATCAAGCGCAGGCCGAAGTGCCGCTATCGCCCGAGCGAGCCTTGATCGAGGCGACTGGCCGTCAGTTGTTCGAATGGACGCGGGGCGCGACATTGATCATGAACCCGAATCGGGAACAGGCCGTGCTTTACCCGCCGGAGATTGACGCCTTGCTGGCCGGGCGACCGATCGGCACCTTGTCGAGGGAAACCATCCCGCGCGATACGCTCACCGATGGATGTCCCCCATCGGTCCCCGAGGACGACCTGGTCGAAGTCCTTCGAGCGTGCTTTGCCGCCGAGGGCACGGTCCGGGCGGGCTATCTGATTGAGGTCCGGCGCTCGTGTGGCGAGTCGGAGGAGGTCTCTCTCTTGTTGGTCGTGGTGTCGCATGGACGCCATGCAGAGCGGTTGGCCCACGTGATCTCGCTCGCGCTCGCAACGAGCAAACCGACGACTGCACTCCCCCTGTCGGTGGCATTTCACGATGTCGACCAAGATCTGCCTGCGATCTGCGACCGGGGCATTCAGTTCTATGGAAGCTAG